The following are from one region of the Siniperca chuatsi isolate FFG_IHB_CAS linkage group LG13, ASM2008510v1, whole genome shotgun sequence genome:
- the LOC122887572 gene encoding myocilin-like, with amino-acid sequence MWLQMSLLCLSCLTLSSQSQAQDRASLRRSNDHAGRCHYTFTVASPEESSCSGSSMKPEKDGVLSRLTLLEALVSRLIAGVDGSVGTGVQANGEEGLQEAYSHVTGERNQLQQDKERLNRQVQELQRRLAELTQEAETLRQKPCQQTHTSGGTQRENRPPASDTAYEFGNGAYQEMKAEVTEVPASHLIPERNHNFTGCGELQSVGDPVLHRKADSITGKYGVWMQDPEPQGPNYTNKTVWRIDTVGKDVRQLFAYEDMDQFSRGFPMKVLVLPEPVESTGATIYRGSLYYQRRRSRTLIRFDLASESLASRLDLPHAGFHGQHPYSWGGYTDIDLAVDEQGLWAIYSTSKAKGAIVISQLDPERLEVKKSWETNIRKNTVANAFMVCGRLYTVASYTAPNTTINYVFDTATGVGRAVAVPFKNKYRYNSMVDYNHAQRKLYAWDNFHMVNYDITLGRASHGSS; translated from the exons ATGTGGCTCCAGATGTCTCTCCTTTGTCTGTCCTGCTTAACTTTGTCCAGCCAAAGCCAGGCCCAAGATCGAGCTTCCCTCCGCCGCTCCAATGACCACGCCGGGCGCTGCCACTACACCTTCACCGTGGCCAGTCCAGAGGAGTCCAGCTGCTCCGGAAGCAGCATGAAACCAGAGAAGGATGGAGTCTTGTCTCGGCTCACTCTGCTGGAGGCTTTGGTCAGCCGGCTCATAGCAGGAGTGGACGGAAGCGTCGGGACTGGGGTCCAAGCTAACGGTGAAGAGGGTCTCCAGGAGGCTTACTCCCACGTTACAGGGGAAAGaaaccagctgcagcaggacaaGGAGCGTCTGAACAGGCAGGTCCAGGAGCTGCAGAGGAGGCTGGCCGAGCTGACTCAGGAGGCAGAGACCCTCCGGCAGAAACCCTgccagcagacacacacctcAGGGGGGACTCAGCGTGAAAACAGACCACCTGCCAGTG ACACTGCATATGAGTTTGGGAATGGTGCGTACCAGGAGATGAAGGCTGAGGTAACAGAGGTTCCAGCATCCCACCTCATTCCTGAAAGAAATCACAACTTCACAG gttGTGGAGAGCTGCAGTCAGTGGGAGATCCTGTGCTGCACAGAAAGGCTGACAGTATCACAGGGAAGTATGGAGTGTGGATGCAGGATCCCGAGCCTCAGGGCCCTAATTACACCAACAAGACTGTGTGGCGTATTGACACAGTGGGTAAAGATGTCCGTCAGCTCTTTGCATATGAAGACATGGATCAATTCTCCCGTGGCTTCCCTATGAAGGTCCTGGTCCTACCAGAGCCTGTGGAGAGCACAGGGGCAACCATATACCGCGGCTCCCTCTACTACCAGCGCAGACGCAGCCGTACCCTGATCCGTTTCGACCTGGCCTCTGAGAGTCTGGCATCACGCCTGGACCTGCCTCACGCTGGCTTCCACGGCCAGCATCCTTACTCCTGGGGCGGCTACACTGACATCGACCTGGCGGTGGACGAACAGGGCCTGTGGGCTATCTACAGCACAAGCAAGGCAAAGGGTGCAATCGTGATTTCCCAGCTGGATCCTGAGAGACTGGAGGTGAAGAAAAGCTGGGAGACCAATATCAGGAAGAACACAGTGGCCAATGCTTTCATGGTATGTGGACGTCTGTACACGGTGGCCAGCTACACTGCACCCAACACCACCATCAACTACGTGTTTGACACGGCCACCGGCGTGGGGCGGGCTGTTGCTGTGCCCTTCAAGAACAAGTACCGTTACAATAGCATGGTGGACTACAACCACGCCCAGAGGAAGCTGTACGCTTGGGACAACTTCCACATGGTCAACTATGACATCACACTGGGCAGGGCCAGCCATGGCAGCAGCTAA